The Desulfohalovibrio reitneri genome contains a region encoding:
- a CDS encoding efflux RND transporter periplasmic adaptor subunit, with product MTRKSKPFGRRTLLVVVAALALFGLGYMLGGSGDSDMPPQSREAAQDEAHDHAADTTAATEDGETVWTCSMHPQIQLPEPGQCPICFMDLIPLEEEQDGAEKVSLRQISLSPTARKLAQVQTTEVRRREVPVSTRMVGTIEYDETRQGVITAWVGGRIDKLYVDFTGSFVKKGQRMAEIYSPELYAAQAELIQAHRSLPKLEESKLDIVRETAERTRKAAREKLRLLGLTKRQIDNIIERGEPSDHVALHAPLSGVVVDKKVDEGEYVDTGTPIYTIADISRVWVMLEVYESDLPWIKMGREVKFSTEAYPGEVFSGEVVYIDPFLNPKTRTLSVRLEAENPDYMLKPGMFVRAEQRGRIEAATEKDSKNPLVIPASAPLVTGKRAVVYVAVPGEEGVYEGREIVLGPKAGDWYVVRQGLSEGEMVVSRGSFKIDSAVQIMAKPSMMTPSAGPKTDGETFQSPPEVRDELASMADEFLALSQAVSSGDLAASQTAFQAMHEAVSRVEPSQLDGDAALLWRELDMLLSNDTLIGSEAEGMGEARRIFGDVSEHWSRADTAFGVSDMVARRDAKADVPEDFKRELGAVFSAYLPMSEALARDDGATARAAAPAVSEALGQVDMGRLHPSAHDIWMAALGKIQRGLTAMDEAETMDETRSAFGTISTGLASAMKDLGVAAEGPVVEMYCSMAFEGEGGAWLQADEDVRNPYFGPAMLACGEVSGRLDQAEAAEGETGQDEPAPEAAAPKEFQKQLAGVVRAYADISDALAADAPDKARAEAERMDEALAATDMGLLASGPHDEWMGALRDMRKGLDAIGEAENLVEMRVGFEPVSEGLARAVRRLGVSGLETVHVMFCPMAFENKGAIWLQLDSELRNPYFGEVMLRCGEIRQIIRGG from the coding sequence ATGACGCGGAAAAGCAAACCCTTCGGCCGCCGGACGCTGCTCGTTGTCGTCGCCGCCCTGGCGCTGTTCGGCCTGGGGTACATGCTCGGCGGCTCAGGTGATTCGGACATGCCGCCCCAGAGCCGGGAAGCCGCCCAGGACGAGGCGCACGACCACGCCGCCGATACCACGGCCGCGACCGAGGACGGCGAGACCGTCTGGACCTGCTCAATGCATCCGCAGATCCAGCTTCCCGAGCCGGGGCAGTGCCCCATCTGCTTCATGGACCTCATTCCCCTGGAAGAAGAGCAGGACGGAGCCGAGAAGGTCAGCCTGCGCCAGATTTCCCTCTCCCCCACGGCCCGCAAGCTGGCCCAGGTGCAAACCACCGAGGTGCGCCGCCGCGAGGTGCCGGTGAGCACCCGCATGGTGGGCACCATCGAGTACGACGAGACGCGCCAGGGGGTCATCACCGCCTGGGTGGGCGGCCGCATCGACAAGCTGTACGTGGATTTCACCGGCAGCTTCGTGAAGAAGGGCCAGCGCATGGCCGAGATATACAGCCCCGAGTTGTACGCGGCCCAGGCCGAGCTTATCCAGGCCCACCGCTCCCTGCCCAAGTTGGAGGAGAGCAAGCTGGACATCGTGCGCGAGACGGCCGAGCGCACCCGCAAGGCCGCCCGCGAGAAGCTGCGCCTGCTGGGCCTGACCAAACGCCAGATCGACAACATCATCGAGCGCGGCGAGCCCTCCGACCACGTGGCCCTGCACGCCCCCCTGTCCGGCGTGGTGGTGGACAAGAAGGTGGACGAGGGCGAGTACGTGGACACCGGCACCCCCATCTACACCATCGCCGACATCTCCCGCGTGTGGGTCATGCTGGAGGTCTACGAGTCGGACCTGCCCTGGATCAAGATGGGCCGCGAGGTGAAGTTCTCCACCGAGGCCTACCCGGGCGAGGTGTTCAGCGGCGAGGTGGTCTACATCGACCCCTTCCTCAACCCCAAGACCCGCACCCTGAGCGTGCGCCTGGAGGCGGAGAACCCCGACTACATGCTCAAGCCGGGCATGTTCGTCCGCGCCGAGCAGCGCGGCCGCATCGAGGCCGCCACGGAGAAGGACAGCAAGAACCCGCTGGTCATCCCCGCCTCCGCCCCCCTCGTCACCGGCAAGCGGGCCGTGGTCTACGTGGCCGTGCCCGGCGAGGAGGGCGTCTACGAGGGCCGCGAGATCGTGCTCGGGCCCAAGGCGGGCGACTGGTATGTGGTTCGCCAGGGCCTCAGCGAGGGGGAGATGGTCGTCTCCCGGGGCAGCTTCAAGATCGACTCGGCCGTGCAGATCATGGCCAAGCCCAGCATGATGACCCCGTCCGCCGGTCCCAAGACCGATGGGGAAACCTTCCAGTCCCCGCCCGAGGTGCGCGACGAGCTGGCCTCCATGGCAGACGAGTTCCTGGCCCTCTCCCAGGCCGTCTCCTCCGGCGACCTAGCCGCCAGCCAAACGGCCTTCCAGGCCATGCACGAGGCCGTCTCGCGGGTGGAGCCGAGCCAGCTTGACGGCGACGCCGCCCTGCTGTGGCGCGAGCTGGACATGCTGCTGTCCAACGACACCCTCATCGGCTCCGAGGCCGAGGGAATGGGCGAGGCGCGGCGGATTTTCGGCGACGTGTCCGAACACTGGTCCCGGGCCGACACCGCCTTCGGGGTCTCCGACATGGTGGCCCGCCGCGACGCCAAGGCCGACGTTCCCGAGGACTTCAAGCGCGAGCTGGGCGCGGTATTCTCGGCCTACCTGCCCATGTCCGAGGCCCTGGCCAGGGACGACGGCGCCACCGCCCGGGCCGCCGCCCCGGCCGTGTCCGAGGCGCTGGGCCAAGTGGACATGGGCCGGCTGCACCCCTCGGCCCACGACATCTGGATGGCCGCCCTGGGCAAGATCCAGCGCGGCCTGACGGCCATGGACGAAGCTGAGACCATGGACGAAACCCGGTCCGCCTTCGGGACCATTTCCACTGGACTGGCCTCGGCCATGAAGGACCTGGGCGTGGCCGCCGAGGGCCCGGTGGTTGAGATGTACTGCTCCATGGCCTTCGAGGGCGAGGGCGGCGCTTGGCTGCAGGCGGACGAGGACGTGCGCAACCCCTACTTCGGCCCGGCCATGCTGGCCTGCGGCGAGGTCTCGGGACGGCTGGACCAGGCCGAGGCCGCCGAGGGCGAAACCGGCCAGGACGAGCCCGCGCCCGAGGCGGCCGCCCCCAAGGAGTTCCAGAAGCAGTTGGCCGGCGTCGTCCGGGCCTATGCCGACATCTCCGACGCCCTGGCCGCGGACGCACCGGACAAAGCCCGCGCCGAGGCCGAACGCATGGACGAGGCCCTGGCGGCCACGGACATGGGCCTGCTGGCCTCCGGGCCGCACGACGAGTGGATGGGGGCCCTGCGGGACATGCGCAAGGGGCTGGACGCCATTGGCGAGGCCGAGAACCTGGTGGAGATGCGGGTGGGCTTCGAGCCGGTCTCCGAGGGGCTGGCCCGGGCCGTGCGCCGCCTCGGCGTCTCCGGCCTGGAGACCGTGCACGTCATGTTCTGCCCCATGGCCTTCGAGAACAAGGGCGCCATCTGGCTGCAGCTCGATTCCGAACTGCGCAACCCCTACTTCGGGGAAGTCATGCTGCGCTGCGGCGAAATCCGGCAAATCATCCGGGGCGGATAG
- a CDS encoding YHS domain-containing protein, whose protein sequence is MKKKLLTILAVICLAAAFTGTAMAKEMVQEKCPIMGYQPNEKLYTDYKGKRIYFCCPSCPEQFKKDPEKYMQKLKEQGVELQDAPDSDSE, encoded by the coding sequence ATGAAAAAGAAGCTGCTGACCATACTGGCCGTCATCTGCCTGGCCGCCGCCTTCACCGGAACAGCCATGGCCAAGGAGATGGTGCAGGAGAAGTGCCCCATCATGGGCTACCAGCCCAACGAAAAGCTCTACACCGACTACAAGGGCAAGCGCATCTACTTCTGCTGCCCCAGCTGCCCGGAACAGTTCAAGAAGGACCCCGAAAAGTACATGCAGAAGCTCAAGGAGCAGGGCGTCGAGCTACAGGACGCCCCCGACTCCGATTCCGAGTAG
- a CDS encoding TolC family protein — MRRPPNALSIAPPRRPERSAAFFLAWITGFMLCLWALLAPPANAQEPETTAVVGNATMAAEELADLNAYLAEAAEKNPELRAAFEQWKSELENVPQVGSLPDPTFKYGYYVQPVETRTGPQRHRFGLTQSFPWFGTLSTRERQAALKADAAYARLESQRLEVYRRVKDAYYEYAYLAQAIAITGENIELLRYLEEVVTTRYQAGLSSYSEVIRLQVELGKLRDRLNSLRDLRGPVAARLNEAMNRPSSRNIPLPESIPVMITSMSDEELLEGITDNNPALDEYRALAEASDVKRELAELDYLPDFAMGVETIVQDRARQGDPINNGDNPVIATAQVKIPLWRAKRDAAVRQAKLDKSAYRRKLVGKGNSLASSMQVALYDYRDAQRRIELYRDSLVPKAEQGLGATLEAFQTGADSALDLVEAERTLLEFELAHLRALADQAQAMADMEAILGRDIPCEVHCVTVSAPEPEDMRRPGEQPGAEAE; from the coding sequence TGGATCACGGGATTCATGCTCTGCCTGTGGGCGCTGCTGGCGCCGCCCGCCAACGCGCAGGAGCCCGAGACCACCGCCGTGGTCGGCAACGCCACCATGGCCGCGGAGGAACTGGCCGACCTCAACGCCTACCTGGCCGAAGCCGCCGAAAAGAACCCCGAGCTGCGGGCCGCCTTCGAGCAGTGGAAGTCGGAGCTGGAAAACGTGCCCCAGGTGGGCAGCCTGCCCGACCCCACCTTCAAGTACGGCTACTACGTCCAGCCGGTGGAAACCCGCACCGGCCCCCAGCGCCACCGCTTCGGGCTGACCCAGTCCTTCCCCTGGTTCGGCACCCTCTCCACCCGGGAACGGCAGGCCGCCCTCAAGGCGGACGCGGCCTACGCCCGGCTGGAGTCCCAGCGGCTGGAGGTCTACCGCCGGGTCAAGGACGCGTACTACGAGTACGCCTACCTGGCCCAGGCCATCGCCATCACCGGCGAGAACATCGAGCTGTTGCGCTACCTGGAGGAGGTGGTCACCACACGCTACCAGGCCGGGCTGAGCAGCTACTCCGAGGTCATCCGCCTGCAGGTGGAGCTGGGCAAGCTGCGTGACCGCTTGAATTCCCTTCGGGACCTGCGCGGTCCGGTTGCAGCCCGGCTCAACGAGGCCATGAACCGCCCCAGCTCCCGGAACATCCCCCTGCCCGAGTCCATCCCGGTGATGATCACCTCCATGAGCGACGAGGAGCTGCTGGAGGGCATCACCGACAACAACCCCGCACTGGACGAGTACCGCGCCCTGGCCGAGGCCAGCGACGTGAAGCGGGAGCTGGCCGAGCTGGACTACCTGCCGGACTTCGCCATGGGCGTGGAGACCATCGTGCAGGATCGCGCCAGGCAGGGCGACCCGATCAACAACGGCGACAACCCCGTCATCGCCACCGCCCAGGTGAAAATCCCCCTGTGGCGGGCCAAGCGAGACGCGGCCGTGCGACAGGCCAAGCTGGACAAAAGCGCCTACCGCCGCAAGCTGGTGGGCAAGGGCAATTCCCTGGCCAGCTCCATGCAGGTGGCCCTGTATGACTACCGCGACGCCCAGCGCCGCATCGAGCTGTACCGCGACAGCCTTGTGCCCAAGGCCGAGCAGGGGCTGGGGGCGACCCTGGAGGCATTCCAGACCGGGGCCGACTCCGCCCTGGACCTCGTCGAGGCGGAGCGCACCCTGCTGGAGTTCGAACTGGCCCACCTGCGCGCCCTGGCCGACCAAGCCCAGGCCATGGCGGACATGGAGGCCATTCTGGGCCGCGACATCCCCTGCGAGGTGCACTGCGTGACCGTCAGCGCGCCCGAGCCCGAGGACATGCGGCGGCCCGGGGAACAGCCCGGCGCCGAGGCCGAATAA